A genome region from Naumovozyma castellii chromosome 5, complete genome includes the following:
- the RFU1 gene encoding Rfu1p (ancestral locus Anc_8.13): MKSSTQLASEAKDYAFNPAIPLRIYLKTCVNILDKAQSAFQIGDRQMAYLFYFRYVDLCTNKLSRHPDFLTKSLDQEYLLYKQEYLQLIKLEVPAVFKIIEDLQKQIDNDYKKHQLSLARNIAKPTHHLNQINNMEENESFKTLPQNFNENRFNQSISFLNEISSPSLNKKKISHSINSSNESSGPQEQNPILLYPELPTLTFPTF, translated from the coding sequence ATGAAATCTAGTACTCAATTGGCCAGCGAAGCCAAGGATTATGCCTTCAATCCAGCAATTCCCTTGAGGATATATCTCAAGACATGTGTCAACATCCTTGACAAAGCACAATCCGCTTTTCAAATAGGTGATCGTCAAATGGCATATCTTTTCTATTTCAGATATGTGGATCTTTGCacaaataaattatcaagACATCCGGATTTTCTTACCAAATCCCTTgatcaagaatatttattatacaAACAggaatatcttcaattgattaaattAGAAGTTCCTGCTGTATTTAAGATAATAGAAGATTTACAAAAACAAATAGATAATGACTATAAAAAACATCAGCTATCATTGGCTAGAAATATTGCTAAACCAACCCATCATcttaatcaaattaataacaTGGAGGAAAACGAATCCTTTAAAACGCTGCCgcaaaatttcaatgaaaatagattcaatcaatcaatttcatttctaAACGAAATATCATCtccttctttaaataagaaaaagattTCTCATTCTATCAACTCATCTAACGAATCCTCGGGACCTCAAGAACAGAATCCAATCTTATTGTATCCTGAGTTGCCAACTTTGACATTCCCTACcttttaa
- the LAM5 gene encoding Lam5p (ancestral locus Anc_8.14), whose protein sequence is MSFSEFDNWEPVPVGSDNEENLTGRDRDDHTIDEIGEENVQSDQEENDTKEDTSSVNMKKLRYDLQVDDSKEEKDGAVDTTSESDESTSKIGLSKPFIFPQKAPISKNVGIEDDRSLLKEGLSISTSNIEPITDAETNTPDDEKNPALKSVTSPSFISDMFASFRSPRSSSSSSSTKNLDLENDPTTSNLSARSKVPTSPNIISHRREPSLHQKRKQNRNKRVSSVSSQLSATSANSPLQKVEKPREVISHLHKETQQFDARIYKEEKFLDTEYHYATEERDHEFHNLFEEVPLEDKLLDDFSCALSKEFIYQGRLYISESFLSFNSKMLGWVSREFIPFSDIVYMEKTNTAKLFPNAISIETKKGVTQFNGFVSRDATFNMIKEVWSRSLLSEEDGGHKCRELLVIEPKIDESESGEDKTDTNEAEIIKESNLEDEKEEDEEDENSDEFIDEKLGVLKRKNVFKFKSSLDYKYDGPKYFHETKFSYSPEDNNEYVLTEVELGAPPGVIFEIMFSETNHSFLFEYLQTQKSSQFSEIPAFDSNNSRKYSYEKALDFSMGPKSTTCFIEETILQKNYKKEIVVVNTTKTPNVPSGGSFETKTRFMFRWASETRCILKISFWLNWTGTSWIKGVIESSCKNAQISAIKDLVRIMEDFVDKTVEESEENVVTSEETEEVPAIALEPQITSTTTEPSLESSKIGVQQGLDALKNNKLILMLLMLILFYLFKLNRRIGALENLLMNQNDYIKAHIPDR, encoded by the coding sequence ATGTCATTCTCAGAATTCGATAATTGGGAACCAGTACCTGTTGGAAGCGATAATGAGGAAAATTTGACAGGCAGGGATAGAGATGACCACACTATTGATGAAATAGGGGAAGAAAATGTTCAATCAGATCAAGAGGAGAATGACACTAAGGAAGACACAAGTTCAGTGAACATGAAAAAGCTAAGGTATGACTTGCAAGTGGACGATtcaaaggaagaaaaggatGGGGCTGTCGACACTACATCAGAATCCGATGAGAGCACATCTAAGATCGGATTATCTAAGCCATTCATATTCCCCCAAAAAGCACCTATAAGTAAGAATGTCggtattgaagatgatagGAGCTTGTTGAAGGAAGGACTATCTATCAGTACTTCCAATATTGAACCTATTACTGACGCAGAGACAAATACAcctgatgatgaaaaaaatccAGCTCTTAAGTCAGTAACATCACCATCATTTATAAGTGATATGTTTGCCTCCTTTCGGTCACCaagatcttcttcttcttcttcctctacCAAAAATCtggatttggaaaatgatcCAACTACATCAAATTTATCGGCCAGATCGAAGGTGCCCACGTCGCCTAATATTATCTCTCATAGAAGGGAACCATCACTTCATCAAAAGAGAAAGCAAAATAGAAACAAAAGGGTAAGTAGTGTAAGTTCACAATTATCAGCAACATCCGCTAATTCACCTTTACAAAAAGTGGAAAAACCAAGGGAGGTCATTTCGCATTTACATAAAGAAACTCAACAATTTGACGCACGAATATATAAAGAGGAGAAGTTCCTGGACACAGAATATCATTATGCCACAGAAGAAAGGGATCATGAATTCCACAACCTTTTTGAAGAGGTCCCCTTAGAGGATAAATTACTAGATGATTTTAGTTGTGCTCTAAGCAAGGAATTTATCTACCAAGGTAGATTATACATTTCTGAATCATTTCTGTCATTTAATTCTAAAATGTTAGGCTGGGTATCAAGAGAGTTTATTCCATTTAGTGATATTGTTTATATGGAGAAGACAAATACAGCAAaattatttccaaatgCTATTTCTATAGAGACGAAGAAGGGTGTGACTCAGTTTAATGGATTTGTTTCCAGAGATGCAACTTTTAATATGATAAAGGAGGTATGGTCCAGGAGTTTATTATCGGAAGAAGATGGAGGTCATAAATGCCGTGAATTATTAGTGATCGAACCGAAGATAGATGAATCTGAAAGTGGAGAGGACAAAACAGATACGAATGAAGCTGAGATTATAAAAGAGTCCAatcttgaagatgaaaaagaggaggatgaggaagatgaaaacAGTGACgaatttattgatgaaaaattaggGGTTttaaagaggaaaaatgttttcaaattcaaatcaagTTTGGATTATAAATATGACGGGCCCAAATATTTTCACGAAACCAAATTCTCATACTCACCagaagataataatgaatatgtTCTCACCGAAGTTGAACTGGGTGCTCCACCTGGAgttatatttgaaataatgtTTAGTGAAACTAatcattcatttttatttgaatactTACAAACACAAAAGTCCTCACAGTTCTCAGAAATACCTGCATttgattctaataattcaagaaaatattcttatGAAAAGGCTTTGGATTTCTCAATGGGACCCAAGTCCACTACATgcttcattgaagaaactatattacaaaagaattataaaaaggaaattgttGTAGTCAATACGACAAAGACGCCGAATGTGCCTAGTGGGGGTAGTTTTGAAACCAAGACGAGATTTATGTTTAGATGGGCATCAGAAACAAGATGTATCTTGAAGATATCATTTTGGTTAAATTGGACAGGAACGAGTTGGATTAAGGGAGTAATTGAATCCAGTTGTAAAAATGCTCAAATCAGTGCTATAAAGGATCTGGTACGAATTATGGAAGACTTTGTGGATAAGACGGTAGAGGAGtcagaagaaaatgttgTTACTTCAGAAGAGACAGAGGAGGTGCCTGCCATTGCCCTTGAGCCACAAATCACATCTACCACTACGGAACCATCATTGGAGTCTTCAAAGATCGGTGTGCAGCAAGGTTTAGATGCATTAAAGAACAATAAACTGATCTTGATGTTATTGATGCTTATACTGTTCTACCTGTTTAAGCTTAATAGAAGAATAGGAGCTCTCGAaaatttgttaatgaaTCAGAATGATTATATCAAGGCTCACATACCCGATCGTTAA
- the SPC3 gene encoding signal peptidase complex subunit SPC3 (ancestral locus Anc_8.21) has protein sequence MFSLTQRFQVVSNQAITFSLVIIAFVVASSWIQLLYPSNVFQNTTSAIANVTPSMTLRTSRYYGSQNGKPKENVRVSFDLESDFSPLFNWNTKQIFVYLTANYNSSGSINEVTFWDDIITSKDKALVQLKNAKSKYTVWDLESGLSGKELDFKLHWNIQPWVGPLVYGETDISGDHKLTVEARKKNTESGDAEKVSKRKKKRTKKQKVN, from the coding sequence ATGTTTTCACTCACACAAAGATTCCAAGTGGTGAGCAACCAGGCCATAACGTTCAGTTTAGTCATCATAGCATTCGTAGTTGCATCCTCGTGGATCCAATTATTATACCCAAGCAATGTATTCCAGAACACTACTTCAGCCATAGCTAATGTTACTCCCTCTATGACTCTTAGAACTAGTAGGTATTATGGGTCTCAGAACGGTAAGCCTAAGGAAAATGTGAGAGTCTCTTTTGATCTGGAATCTGACTTCAGTCCTCTATTTAACTGGAATACGAAACAAATATTCGTTTATTTGACCGCTAATTATAATTCTAGTGGCTCCATCAATGAAGTGACATTTTGGGACGATATCATCACCAGTAAGGATAAAGCTTTAGtacaattgaagaatgcCAAAAGTAAATACACAGTTTGGGATTTGGAAAGTGGTTTATCCGGGAAGGAATTAGATTTTAAATTACATTGGAACATTCAACCATGGGTGGGTCCCCTAGTATACGGTGAGACTGACATATCCGGTGATCATAAGCTTACAGTGGAGGcaagaaagaagaatacGGAAAGTGGTGATGCCGAAAAGGTCTCtaagaggaagaaaaagagaacCAAGAAACAGAAAGTGAACTAG
- the NCAS0E01550 gene encoding uncharacterized protein (ancestral locus Anc_8.22): MVQSNRLTYHLVVIGVILLFPSFIMGMEITSLAVFLNSDHFIKYFNHPSPFLQGILMSSSTLGGLVGCISYSATVVKVGRITGFQIATLLWFIGGVVATLVQHISMIIIARIIKGVTMGWFSVLIPAYIGEIYPSQWRGRMIAMTQLSYTIAILLVHYLSIWFNHVWKNHWSFRMVWGLEIIPSLLFFWGSVWLPETPQWLTLHGEYTKAQKIQNNLAIKFNSRFGSTSNHSSKDIVTSNEDAAEEDDQQRAKMEIMDKLDLANLYGDGSNDLKYKELFGKSYWKQTAIGVTLQLLVQFSGINILMFYITYICEMLGLNGNTNYFASSIPYFINMILSLIPICFIDSVNRKKMTLAGSFPVSIIMVAIGTIMALNGRKVAPVNGNESIIWFVDDSSGGWILALCFLFVGVFSLTLSCFPLLYTNEIFPTKAKPKGLAFSMFISWTSNFTLTLLAPLMLEYLKWGTFILLGGLTFVLSVCIAIFFPDTSGLSVQEINHLFIPEEFDYESTFDKVDDISPKSNNPQNELIEPITLARQETEQLSIS, from the coding sequence ATGGTTCAATCAAACAGGTTAACATATCATCTAGTTGTAATTGGAGTCATCTTACTGTTTCCCTCATTTATAATGGGGATGGAAATTACGTCTCTAGCAGTGTTCTTAAACAGTGACCATTTCATCAAGTATTTTAACCACCCATCACCATTTCTCCAAGGAATATTAATGTCTTCTTCAACACTTGGTGGATTAGTTGGTTGTATTAGTTACAGTGCCACAGTGGTAAAGGTTGGTCGCATTACAGGGTTTCAGATCGCTACGTTGTTGTGGTTCATAGGAGGCGTGGTGGCTACGTTAGTACAACATATCTCAATGATTATAATTgcaagaattattaaaggGGTTACCATGGGCTGGTTTTCAGTATTGATCCCAGCTTACATTGGTGAAATTTATCCTTCGCAATGGAGAGGTAGAATGATCGCTATGACACAATTAAGTTATACTATTGCCATCCTGCTGGTTCATTACCTTTCAATTTGGTTCAATCATGTTTGGAAAAATCATTGGTCGTTTAGAATGGTTTGGGGGTTAGAAATTATCCCCTCATTGTTGTTCTTTTGGGGCAGTGTGTGGTTACCAGAGACTCCTCAATGGCTAACTTTACATGGTGAATACACGAAGGCACAAAAGATACAAAATAATTTGGcaataaaatttaattcaagATTTGGTAGCACAAGTAATCATTCAAGCAAAGACATAGTTACATCCAATGAAGATGCCGCTGAAGAAGACGATCAACAAAGAgcaaaaatggaaataatGGATAAGCTTGATTTGGCAAATTTATATGGAGATGGTTCCAATGACTTAAAATATAAGGAACTTTTTGGAAAAAGTTACTGGAAACAAACTGCCATTGGCGTTACCTTACAATTATTGGTCCAGTTTAGTGGAATTAATATCCTGATGTTTTATATTACCTATATTTGTGAAATGTTGGGCCTCAATGGGAACACAAATTATTTTGCATCTTCAATTCCTTACTTTATTAATATGATACTTAGTCTAATACCGATTTGTTTCATTGATTCAGTTAATaggaagaagatgactCTTGCAGGATCGTTCCCTGTAAGTATAATTATGGTTGCCATAGGTACGATAATGGCTTTAAATGGACGTAAAGTCGCTCCTGTAAATGGCAATGAATCTATTATTTGGTTTGTTGATGATTCAAGTGGTGGATGGATTCTTGCTTTATGCTTTCTATTTGTTGGAGTTTTTTCCTTAACGCTATCATGTTTTCCATTGTTATATACAAATGAGATATTCCCCACTAAGGCAAAACCCAAAGGTCTTGctttttcaatgtttaTTAGTTGGACGTCCAATTTCACATTAACTTTACTTGCTCCTCTTATGTTGGAGTATTTGAAATGGGGGACATTTATTTTACTGGGTGGACTGACCTTTGTTCTCTCAGTCTGTATTGCCATCTTTTTCCCTGATACTAGTGGACTATCAGTTCAAGAAATTAACCACTTATTTATTCcagaagaatttgattatGAGAGTACTTTTGATAAAGTCGATGATATATCTcccaaatcaaataatcCCCAAAATGAACTGATAGAGCCAATTACTTTAGCACGTCAAGAAACAGAACAATTAAGTATTTCATGA
- the KIN3 gene encoding serine/threonine protein kinase KIN3 (ancestral locus Anc_3.178), producing the protein MYHRQAYNQEYQVLEEIGRGSFGSVRKVIHIPTKKLMVRKEIKYGHMNSKERQQLISECKILAQLKFENIVDFYSWDFNDDEKILYLYMEYCSRGDLSQMIKFYKSRNKYIPEKIIWGILAQLLMALYKCHYGVELSPLVTIYDRMKPPTKGKNIVIHRDLKPGNIFLSNDNNATNNDDDAEKEYNDNNVNEPNRQNIKMDYSQVVVKLGDFGLAKSLETSIQFATTYVGTPYYMSPEVLMDQPYSPLSDIWSLGCVVYEMCSLHPPFQAKTFLDLQNRIKSGKIDNIPEYYSNGLNAIIHSMIDANLKTRPSTFELLQDIQIRTARKSLQLERFERNLLDYEKELVNIEKILEKQASEYERELTQLREQFVHAVEERAREVVNGKKVGKVPDSMYNGQYSRPLTKPAYHWQTRYR; encoded by the coding sequence ATGTACCACCGTCAGGCATACAACCAAGAATATCAAGTCCTCGAGGAGATAGGGAGGGGCTCCTTTGGTTCTGTCAGGAAAGTGATCCACAtaccaacaaagaaactTATGGTTAGGAAAGAGATTAAATACGGACATATGAACAGCAAGGAAAGACAACAGTTAATATCGGAGTGTAAGATTCTTGCCCAGCTaaagtttgaaaatattgtgGATTTTTACAGTTGGgatttcaatgatgatgaaaaaatattatatctTTATATGGAGTATTGTTCCCGAGGGGATCTATCACAAATGATCAAATTCTATAAGAGTAGGAACAAGTATATCCCTGAAAAGATAATTTGGGGGATACTGGCACAATTGTTGATGGCTCTTTATAAGTGTCATTATGGAGTAGAATTAAGCCCGCTAGTAACTATTTATGATAGAATGAAACCACCTACAAAGGgtaaaaatattgttataCATAGAGATTTGAAACCGGGAAATATATTTCTAAGTAACGATAATAACGCAACAaacaatgatgatgatgcgGAGAAGGAATATAACGACAACAATGTTAATGAGCCAAATCGACAGAACATTAAAATGGATTACAGTCAAGTGGTCGTAAAGTTGGGTGACTTTGGTTTAGCTAAGTCTTTAGAAACAAGTATCCAGTTTGCTACCACTTATGTTGGGACACCGTACTATATGTCACCAGAAGTTCTCATGGATCAACCATATTCGCCATTAAGTGATATATGGTCTCTTGGGTGTGTCGTTTATGAAATGTGCTCGTTACATCCACCATTCCAGGCAAAAACGTTTCTCGATTTACAAAACAGGATTAAGAGTGGTAAAATAGATAATATTCCGGAATATTATTCCAATGGATTAAATGCAATCATCCACTCTATGATTGATGCAAATTTAAAGACCAGACCGTCCACTTTTGAGCTGTTAcaagatattcaaattcGCACGGCAAGAAAATCGTTGCAATTGGAACGATTCGAAAGAAACTTGTTAGATTACGAGAAGGAATTAGTCAATATAGAGAAAATCTTAGAGAAGCAAGCATCTGAATATGAAAGAGAGCTGACTCAGCTAAGAGAGCAATTTGTTCATGCTGTGGAGGAAAGAGCCAGGGAAGTGGTTAATGGGAAAAAAGTAGGGAAAGTACCGGATTCCATGTATAATGGGCAATACAGCAGACCGTTGACGAAACCTGCCTACCATTGGCAGACCAGGTATAGATGA
- the BUD14 gene encoding protein phosphatase regulator BUD14 (ancestral locus Anc_3.180), with protein MGEDEVKLKSTSIAASSKEIKLPFLLNTNLGNEALLHDPTLVEDYSDILKTKPNGRFTRGNAEGDDESSAGGSVVMTPTTDTANSPSPLKLQRSSILSTTSSRYSAPTIDQDELKLVLNKEKKPENLSLDTETEATQREDLTVRSEFESDMNQPTGAATDANKATIEEQESDVNDDYYEDPNNHYDYSDSDFEDNLEQRLKDMSTNTDSFTDDELDHSEGNKLTKITKQPHNVEDEDLYKDLELALSADEEEDAYEDEEEEEEEYQPLPPPQELDPDKLYALYEFNGPDSSHCQLKQDEACILLNDQDSYWWLVKRCSDNKIGFAPAEILETFPERLARLNCWKNENMSSRSLDIPNEVDDNNKKPNAKDNTEETSNTTPSFETNDNNSKSATEDSLSPNDELQTMKPPGLKDYKKGNKSVSFNDVVSFAERYIDEDTHNECGDELPKHHDEFSEERLDFNDELSDTVSDVSSSGPTAPLNIKKTRQYLSPDVYLDSKATDTQNTQSLKLPSPELLSEVPITSTKEAVIEPENTDELHKVFEVPIRPFDGNKNNGIQNSNSNYSISSIGEFSPSSSEWTEESPKQQDTEIDNIERRDTIPSIKAVSNIANFIKSNGENDPSTPQDSQPGSVNIETKKIAGKTVPLQIEKIEKIISEDAANNPPEETHSNPSSSPSASSVGDFSMGSHRVLSTTSINSTLSTSKTTDREETTHNQTSSTLHPKISQLYSPMFNKMDNLMKQLDEIIQK; from the coding sequence ATGGGCGAAGATGAGGTAAAATTGAAATCCACTTCAATAGCAGCATCCTCTAAGGAGATCAAACTACCCTTTCTACTCAATACAAATCTAGGAAATGAAGCGCTGTTGCATGATCCAACATTAGTCGAAGACTACTcagatattttgaaaactAAACCAAATGGAAGATTCACTAGGGGAAATGCAGaaggtgatgatgaaagCAGTGCTGGAGGTAGTGTGGTAATGACACCTACAACAGATACCGCAAATAGCCCGTCTCCTCTAAAATTACAAAGGAGTAGTATACTGAGTACTACATCAAGTCGTTATTCAGCACCCACTATCGATCAAGACGAATTAAAGCTCGTATTgaataaggaaaagaaaccaGAGAACCTGAGCCTTGACACAGAAACTGAAGCTACACAAAGGGAGGATCTTACAGTACGATCTGAATTCGAAAGTGATATGAACCAGCCAACTGGTGCAGCCACAGACGCCAATAAAGCCACTATAGAGGAACAGGAGAGTGATGTGAATGATGATTATTATGAAGATCCTAATAACCACTATGATTATTCTGAttctgattttgaagataatcTCGAACAGAGGTTAAAGGATATGAGCACAAACACCGACTCTTTTACAGACGATGAATTAGATCATAGCGAAGGAAACAAATTAACTAAAATTACTAAACAACCGCATAATGTAGAGGATGAAGATCTTTACAAAGACCTAGAATTGGCGCTATCAgcagatgaagaagaagatgcgTATGAGGAcgaagaagaggaagaagaggagtATCAGCCACTACCTCCACCACAGGAATTAGATCCAGACAAACTTTATGCATTATATGAATTCAATGGACCTGATTCATCACATTGTCAATTAAAACAAGATGAAGCCTGCATATTGCTTAATGACCAAGATTCATATTGGTGGTTGGTGAAACGTTGTAGCGATAATAAAATCGGATTTGCACCCGCAGAAATCCTTGAAACGTTTCCTGAGCGATTAGCAAGACTAAACTGTTGgaagaatgaaaatatGTCGTCAAGATCGCTGGATATACCGAATGAAGTagatgataataacaaGAAACCCAACGCAAAAGATAATACAGAAGAAACATCTAATACAACGCCTTCTTTTGAAACgaatgataataattctaaAAGTGCAACTGAGGACTCGTTATCGCCTAATGACGAGCTCCAAACAATGAAGCCACCAGGTCTAAAGGACTACAAAAAGGGAAATAAATCTGTTAGTTTTAATGATGTTGTCAGTTTTGCCGAAAGatatattgatgaagaCACACATAATGAATGTGGCGATGAACTTCCGAAACATCACGACGAATTTTCTGAGGAGCGATTAGattttaatgatgaattaagTGATACAGTGAGTGATGTGTCGTCATCCGGTCCAACCGCACCCTTGAATATTAAGAAGACGAGACAGTATCTATCTCCGGATGTATATCTGGACAGTAAAGCCACAGACACTCAAAACACTCAATCGTTGAAATTGCCTTCACCTGAGCTTTTATCAGAGGTACCTATTACCAGCACGAAAGAAGCTGTCATTGAACCTGAAAACACAGATGAATTGCATAAAGTTTTTGAAGTACCTATTCGACCATTTGATGgtaataagaataatggGATACAGAACTCTAATTCAAACTATTCAATTTCCAGTATAGGTGAATTCTCACCATCTTCCTCTGAATGGACCGAAGAATCCCCCAAACAACAGGATactgaaattgataacATCGAACGAAGAGATACAATACCGTCCATAAAGGCAGTATCGAATATCGCAAACTTTATTAAGAGCAATGGGGAAAATGACCCATCCACACCACAGGATTCCCAACCTGGTTCAGTGAATATTGAAACTAAGAAGATAGCTGGAAAAACCGTTCCTTTACAGATAGAAAAGATAGAAAAGATAATATCAGAAGATGCGGCGAATAACCCTCCTGAAGAAACCCACTCGAATCCATCGAGTTCACCTTCAGCGTCGTCAGTAGGAGATTTCTCCATGGGTTCTCATAGAGTACTGTCAACCACAAGCATTAATAGTACTCTCTCTACGTCAAAGACAACGGATAGAGAGGAAACTACTCACAATCAAACATCTTCAACTCTGCACCCGAAGATCAGTCAACTATATAGTCCAATGTTTAACAAGATGGACAATTTGATGAAGCAACTAGATGAAATAATACAGAAATAG